The DNA region GGACTCTACTACGCATGCTACTCTTTCCAGCCTTATGTTGCCTGTCCAAGTTGAGTTAGCTCCTCTCAGTTCTTCTAATTCTCCTCGCACATGTAATACATCTATTTCACAAGGAATTCAAACACGGTTAAGAACTGGTACCATAACCAGAAAAGACTACTCGGCCTTAACAGCTATATTCCCAGAAGTGCAGTCTTTGACTCTTGAGGATGATGATCACTTCTCAGGGGGTTTCACCTTTGTTGCTGATATTCTGGATGCTTCAGAACCGTCTACTTTCAAACAAGCATCTCATATTCCCCAGTGGAAAATGGCAATGCAGGATGAGTTTGATGCTCTTCAAGCACAAGGTACCTGGTCACTTGTTCCTAATTCCTGTGATAAGAATGTCATTGGTAGCAAGTGGgtgtataaaataaaaaggaatagTGATGGCTCTGTTTCCCGATATAAAGCACGCTTGGTTGCCAAGGGATTTAATCAGGAAAATGGGCTGGATTATACAGAAACATTCAGTCCTGTTGTTTGACATACTATGGTTCGTATAATCTTAGCACTAGCCGCTACACATCATTGGGATCTTCgacaacttgatgtgaagaacGCTTTTCTTCACGGGGAATTGCAGGAAGAAGTTTATATGAAGCAACCCCAAGGTTTTGTCAATCCTCAGTTTCATACTCACGTTTGCAAATTAGTTAAGTCTctttatggtttaaaacaagctCCCCGAGCTTGGAATGACAAATTTACTAACTATTTGCAGGCTATTGGATTTGAAGCTTCTCTGTCAGATTCTAGTCTATTTGTTAAACTCGAAGGAGCTCATGTGATCATTTAATTCTCTACGTAGATGACATCATAATTACAGGTTCTAATTCCCAGTTGATACAATCTGTGATCACAGCTCTTAGTGAAGTATTTGATCTTACGGATATGGGCAAGTTAGCCTATTTCCTTGGCCTCCAGGTTACTTATAAGACAAATGGGGATATGTTTATCAATCAAGCCAAATATGTGCTTGATTTGATTCACAAGGCTGGCATGGATGATTGTAAGCCGTGCTCCACACCCTGTAAGCCTCATAATCAGGTTCTTTCTACTGAAGGTACCTTACTCACTGATCCTACTCTATATCGAAGTTTGGTTGGGGCTCTACAGTACCTTACATTTACACGTCCAGACATTGCCTTTGCTGTGAATACTGTATGTCAATATATGAATGCTCCTACCGATGTACACTTTGCTATGGTCAAAAGAATACTTCGATATTTGCAATTAACTGTTCAGTGTGGCTTGACTTATACTTCTGGGAGTTCTGTGTCTGTAACTGCATATAGTGATTCGGATTGGGCTGCAGATTTGAACACTCGGAGATCTATCACTGGTTATGTTGTGTATCTTGGCTCTAATCCTGTTTCTTGGCAATAAAAAAAGCAGTCCTCTGTGTCTCGGAGTTCGACTGAGGCTGAATATCGCGCCTTAGCACATACCACAACTGATATTGCCTGGATCCGTCTCATTCTCAAGGATTTACATGAGGTTTTATCGACTCCTCCAGTGGTGTATTGCGATAATCAATCTGCAATCACTTTGAGTTTAAATCCAGTTCAACACTCTTGAATCAAGCACTTGGAAACAGATTTTCACTTTGTCCGTGAACGAGTTCAAAAAGGTGACTTATCTGTTGAATATGTGTGTACTAAAGCTCAGATTGCCGATGTGCTCACCAAAGGTCTTCATGGTCCAGATTTTCTTCGTCACTGTTTCAATCTTAAGCTTGGTTATCCAAGCTAAGATTGAAGGGGGGTATTGGATAAGTAAATAATATGCCAGGTCATCATTGTACATGTGCAGAACATGTGCACATATAGAGTAGTATAAATAGTTACTTTCCTCTTGTATTTGGGAATGTCGGTGTATAACAAAAACAGTTACAAAAATATATTGAGAAATTCTTCGGTTTCCTTCTTCTTTAAGCTTTATTAGTCTGCATATTTCTTGATTTCTATGAAGCACTTCCTTGTAGTTAAgagtcgtaacccccgagtcgcccttggatacgctcgtcctcggaataagtctcacctatatgcgaattaactataaaaacgttattttaaagcacatagacaaaactagttaataatttctcatacattgctcaaaataggtatatgaatataccataatgacctacacaacctcacgaacatcgtgatatttttagaaaaacatTTCGAGCTCCCACGCGCCGGCAAGGGCACGGCAAAACGCGCCCTTATGCGTGGCCCAAAcctgacggattccctaaccaccgttagggaatattccgttaaacctAACAGATTCCGCTAAAATTGACTGACGGTGTCAGCATATTCTGtccaaactgacggaatatgccGTCATCTTCTCCGGCAAGTCGCCGGTCGCCGGGAAACTGGGTAAAATCTCAAACCCACACAATAAACTCTAAATCTCAATATGTCACACATACACACTACAATTTCCCGTCCAAGGATAAAACTGTCATTTGACCTCACTGATAAATgaattcgggacgggctgtgacaccaCTCCctctcccttaatgtagataatatcgtttgttaaaaaaaaagaataatcatttgacaactaatttaatcatattattatccgGATGCGAATGAcctttttataaccggcatcaCAGGCCgcttaaaatgttttgaacgtgtttgaaaatagaaaaaaataatatttaacaaaCAACTGATTGattcacattattgctagtgcATTGTAAGGCTAAGGTCACCCcttctcccttagtgtagataatatcgtttgttaaaaaaaataaaaacaatcatttgacaactaatttaatcatattattatccaCATGCGAAAGACAttttttataactggcattacacgcctcttaagatgttttgaacgtgtttaaaaacagaaaaattgaataacattattactagcctattgtgagtttctaatttttttttaaaagaaaaaaaattaattattaaaaaaatattgttaaaatgatgaaaattccTTTGCCTTatttgatgtattattttgcaatgcttttgaagtttttttgttttagagGTGTTTTTGTCcaaaattttttattgaaagtAACACCAAAATCACTATTCATCTTTTGCGTTCGTTATATATATAAGATGTTTAATAGTCATAATCAATTAGTCAATCATCACTCTGTCCTCTGCCTGCCTCCTGTCAATCCTTTAGGATTTCATATAATCCGGCACAGGAGATCCCAAAGTTACAGCGGCCTGGCACCATTTGTCTAAAGTGTAAAGTCATAAAGTTGTGAAACGCGTCCTTTATTGCGTTTAGCTAAATGTAAATCATGACCTGAGGAAAAAGACAATTTCCATTGATCCAATAATATCTCTACCGTATGAAATTCACTTACTAATGAAAACAAGTATTACcaactttttattattttctaatgtcCCCAAAAGGCCTATTCTTAGATGTAAAGTCGTTGATAAGATCTGACAACAGTTTACAAATGTTTGTAAAGTTGGAAAGCCAAGAGTAATTAGGATTTGATACTCACTAATGATATCCAATTTCTAAACAACAGTTGGAAAGTCAAgagtaattatttttttaacgatttattttatatataatttcTTAATGGCACAAGTGGACTGCCACGTCAGCAAATATATGGGCCCTCCATGTGCCAAATCATTACTTAACTGTCAGTTTGACAGAATCATTAATAGATGTATGATATTGCAACGAATTTATAAGTTAtagtatgacattgcaatgtttaaaacatgaggtatgaaattCTGGTGCGACACATAGTTGAgctagttttgtgtaatttactctTATATTTTTTGTGGAGTATGATTTTCTTCCTTCCATATTCCTCGTCCTccctccccttctctctctttcctttttgTCTCTCTCTAAAAAATAAAGTCAACACAATAT from Malus domestica chromosome 01, GDT2T_hap1 includes:
- the LOC139189901 gene encoding uncharacterized mitochondrial protein AtMg00810-like, which gives rise to MVRIILALAATHHWDLRQLDVKNAFLHGELQEEVYMKQPQGSNSQLIQSVITALSEVFDLTDMGKLAYFLGLQVTYKTNGDMFINQAKYVLDLIHKAGMDDCKPCSTPCKPHNQVLSTEGTLLTDPTLYRSLVGALQYLTFTRPDIAFAVNTCGLTYTSGSSVSVTAYSDSDWAADLNTRRSITGYVVYLGSNPVSWQ